One part of the Paroedura picta isolate Pp20150507F chromosome 5, Ppicta_v3.0, whole genome shotgun sequence genome encodes these proteins:
- the IKBIP gene encoding inhibitor of nuclear factor kappa-B kinase-interacting protein isoform X1, protein MPVRPLASAALEAIRAHREGRSESLRMRLTWRATPLARHRRRRSIPPEGRARSFEAGSWQLSPRSSVIVNMAEIKQRRKTNSSAKANEDQQKLDKQLDLRSTPTSPQSFCADPRTAASYLSLVACAVLTWFLFQQSAKLADIEEKYYLLKQEAKTFQDMENKIELLSTKCEKTLSLVEREDPQLIAQMKSLQEEIDTMQTCSKNLMWAQDLHQNVTSLFHAVTTHEQSMASATQDFSVKISAVKTDIRRISGLEADVTLLVESLRTIEDKVDKAEKTTVQSIGDLLTNSIDRTSKLQISASENERQLILIKTKLSELTANIDRQSNKLLDLESDRAKVLKTVAFANDLKPKVYNLRKDFAYLEPMMNELTSRIGRLVEDLLERQKEIAYLYKELSNLTSAQKEVNIVNEEITQVSNLS, encoded by the exons ATGCCAGTGCGCCCCCTGGCTTCCGCGGCCCTCGAAGCGATACGCGCACACCGCGAAGGGAGGAGTGAGTCGCTGCGCATGCGCCTGACGTGGCGAGCAACTCCGCTCGCGCGCCACAGGCGGAGACGCTCCATCCCTCCGGAAGGTCGGGCCCGAAGTTTCGAAGCGGGGAGCTGGCAGCTCAGCCCGAG GAGTTCTGTCATCGTTAATATGGCTGAAATCAAACAGAGGAGAAAAACTAATAGTTCCGCCAAAGCAAATGAAGATCAACAAAAACTGGACAAACAGTTGGATTTGAGGAGTACCCCTACCAGTCCTCAATCTTTTTGTGCAGATCCACGAACAGCTGCAAGCTATCTGTCTCTCGTGGCCTGTGCTGTCTTAACATG GTTCCTTTTTCAGCAGTCAGCTAAGCTTGCCGACATAGAGGAAAAGTACTATTTATTGAAGCAAGAAGCCAAGACGTTTCAGGATATGGAAAATAAAATTGAACTACTGTCCACAaag TGTGAGAAGACACTCAGCTTAGTAGAACGAGAAGATCCTCAACTCATTGCTCAAATGAAATCTCTGCAAGAGGAAATTGACACCATGCAGACTTGTTCCAAAAACTTAATGTGGGCACAAGATCTCCACCAAAACGTAACATCTCTTTTTCATGCAGTTACTACACATGAGCAGAGTATGGCTTCTGCAACACAGGACTTTTCTGTAAAGATTTCAGCTGTGAAGACTGATATCAGACGCATTTCAGGACTTGAAGCAGACGTGACCTTATTAGTAGAAAGCCTGCGTACTATAGAAGATAAAGTCGATAAAGCTGAAAAAACTACTGTACAGAGTATAGGGGATCTTCTTACAAATAGTATAGACAGGACCTCAAAGCTACAAATATCTGCATCTGAAAATGAAAGACAATTAATACTCATTAAGACAAAATTGTCCGAACTAACTGCTAACATTGACAGACAATCAAATAAACTTCTAGATTTGGAAAGTGATAGAGCCAAAGTTTTGAAAACAGTTGCCTTTGCTAATGACTTAAAACCTAAAGTGTATAATTTAAGGAAGGATTTTGCATATTTAGAGCCAATGATGAATGAGCTAACATCAAGAATAGGAAGACTGGTTGAAGATCTGctggaaagacagaaagaaattgCTTACCTATATAAAGAACTCTCTAATTTAACTTCAGCTCAGAAGGAAGTTAATATTGTAAACGAAGAAATAACTCAAGTTTCAAATTTAAGTTAG
- the IKBIP gene encoding inhibitor of nuclear factor kappa-B kinase-interacting protein isoform X3 encodes MNLLVGTLAWPRPSQGLFGPGPNLVEQAPGRAKGPAGVVNFPQSLQDGALPPGIRLRPGHVPVIQSGIPHVHHGHLLIYSSVRQQESWPWLAEGCEKTLSLVEREDPQLIAQMKSLQEEIDTMQTCSKNLMWAQDLHQNVTSLFHAVTTHEQSMASATQDFSVKISAVKTDIRRISGLEADVTLLVESLRTIEDKVDKAEKTTVQSIGDLLTNSIDRTSKLQISASENERQLILIKTKLSELTANIDRQSNKLLDLESDRAKVLKTVAFANDLKPKVYNLRKDFAYLEPMMNELTSRIGRLVEDLLERQKEIAYLYKELSNLTSAQKEVNIVNEEITQVSNLS; translated from the exons atgaacttactggtggggacgcttgcctggcctcgacccagccagggccttttcggtcctggccccaaccttgtggaacaagctcccggaagagctaagggccctgccggagttgtcaactttcctcagagcctgcaagatggagctcttccgccaggcatacggttgaggccagggcacgtcCCCGTTATTCAATCTGGGatcccccatgtccatcatggccaTCTGTTGATCTACTCATCAGTAAGACAGCAAGAATCTTGGCCCTGGCTGGCTGAGGGG TGTGAGAAGACACTCAGCTTAGTAGAACGAGAAGATCCTCAACTCATTGCTCAAATGAAATCTCTGCAAGAGGAAATTGACACCATGCAGACTTGTTCCAAAAACTTAATGTGGGCACAAGATCTCCACCAAAACGTAACATCTCTTTTTCATGCAGTTACTACACATGAGCAGAGTATGGCTTCTGCAACACAGGACTTTTCTGTAAAGATTTCAGCTGTGAAGACTGATATCAGACGCATTTCAGGACTTGAAGCAGACGTGACCTTATTAGTAGAAAGCCTGCGTACTATAGAAGATAAAGTCGATAAAGCTGAAAAAACTACTGTACAGAGTATAGGGGATCTTCTTACAAATAGTATAGACAGGACCTCAAAGCTACAAATATCTGCATCTGAAAATGAAAGACAATTAATACTCATTAAGACAAAATTGTCCGAACTAACTGCTAACATTGACAGACAATCAAATAAACTTCTAGATTTGGAAAGTGATAGAGCCAAAGTTTTGAAAACAGTTGCCTTTGCTAATGACTTAAAACCTAAAGTGTATAATTTAAGGAAGGATTTTGCATATTTAGAGCCAATGATGAATGAGCTAACATCAAGAATAGGAAGACTGGTTGAAGATCTGctggaaagacagaaagaaattgCTTACCTATATAAAGAACTCTCTAATTTAACTTCAGCTCAGAAGGAAGTTAATATTGTAAACGAAGAAATAACTCAAGTTTCAAATTTAAGTTAG
- the IKBIP gene encoding inhibitor of nuclear factor kappa-B kinase-interacting protein isoform X2 — protein sequence MPVRPLASAALEAIRAHREGRSESLRMRLTWRATPLARHRRRRSIPPEGRARSFEAGSWQLSPRSSVIVNMAEIKQRRKTNSSAKANEDQQKLDKQLDLRSTPTSPQSFCADPRTAASYLSLVACAVLTWFLFQQSAKLADIEEKYYLLKQEAKTFQDMENKIELLSTKLESSLEVLQEASTSVSAMIKLKQEVGSLRNIIPDILNSKQILEEKFHSVNEKFQNVTVSWKRSLNKMDTNTSSFRSQARFLHSEVTTQINAVDSRIKSLSERLTDLEDSTIRNVKMLNRQEKADLSKIEQRLHAGAESAKEVEEKQNNLLARNSDLKQKLTDYEPKVEECKAHLPVIESAIHSVVRLSSDMIGRGKMMEDMSVKVSNAEDEMVKAKLEIMNLQKALEGIQYKRN from the exons ATGCCAGTGCGCCCCCTGGCTTCCGCGGCCCTCGAAGCGATACGCGCACACCGCGAAGGGAGGAGTGAGTCGCTGCGCATGCGCCTGACGTGGCGAGCAACTCCGCTCGCGCGCCACAGGCGGAGACGCTCCATCCCTCCGGAAGGTCGGGCCCGAAGTTTCGAAGCGGGGAGCTGGCAGCTCAGCCCGAG GAGTTCTGTCATCGTTAATATGGCTGAAATCAAACAGAGGAGAAAAACTAATAGTTCCGCCAAAGCAAATGAAGATCAACAAAAACTGGACAAACAGTTGGATTTGAGGAGTACCCCTACCAGTCCTCAATCTTTTTGTGCAGATCCACGAACAGCTGCAAGCTATCTGTCTCTCGTGGCCTGTGCTGTCTTAACATG GTTCCTTTTTCAGCAGTCAGCTAAGCTTGCCGACATAGAGGAAAAGTACTATTTATTGAAGCAAGAAGCCAAGACGTTTCAGGATATGGAAAATAAAATTGAACTACTGTCCACAaag CTTGAGTCATCTTTGGAAGTCCTGCAAGAGGCCTCTACATCTGTCTCTGCAATGATCAAGCTCAAGCAGGAAGTCGGCAGCCTTCGTAACATCATACCTGACATTTTAAATAGCAAGCAGATACTTGAGGAAAAGTTTCACAGTGTGAATGAGAAATTCCAGAATGTTACAGTCTCCTGGAAAAGAAGCCTAAATAAAATGGATACAAATACTAGTAGTTTTAGATCACAAGCCAGGTTTTTACACAGTGAAGTAACCACTCAAATCAATGCAGTAGATTCAAGAATAAAATCCCTTTCTGAAAGATTAACCGATCTGGAAGACAGCACAATAagaaatgttaaaatgttaaacaGGCAAGAAAAAGCTGATTTATCCAAAATTGAACAGCGACTGCATGCTGGTGCAGAGTCAGCTAAAGAAgtggaagaaaagcagaataatCTTTTAGCCAGAAATAGTGACCTGAAACAGAAGCTTACAGATTATGAGCCTAAAGTAGAAGAATGCAAGGCTCATTTACCAGTAATAGAGAGTGCTATTCACTCAGTGGTTAgattatcaagtgatatgattGGTAGAGGAAAGATGATGGAAGATATGTCTGTGAAGGTGTCTAATGCAGAAGATGAAATGGTGAAAGCCAAACTTGAAATAATGAATTTACAAAAAGCTCTTGAAGGCATTCAGTATAAGCGCAACTGA